The Cervus canadensis isolate Bull #8, Minnesota chromosome X, ASM1932006v1, whole genome shotgun sequence genome contains a region encoding:
- the LOC122434828 gene encoding translation machinery-associated protein 7-like: MSGCEGGKKQPLKQPKKQAKETDEEDKAFKQKQKEAQKKLEELKAKAVGKGPLATGGIKKSSKK, from the coding sequence ATGTCGGGCTGCGAAGGTGGCAAGAAGCAGCCTCTGAAGCAGCCCAAGAAGCAAGCCAAGGAGACAGACGAGGAAGATAAGGCATTCaagcagaagcagaaggaggCGCAGAAGAAACTCGAGGAGCTAAAAGCAAAGGCCGTGGGGAAAGGCCCCCTGGCCACTGGTGGAATTAAGAAATCTAGCAAAAAGTAA
- the LOC122434826 gene encoding carbonic anhydrase 5B, mitochondrial-like isoform X2 — protein sequence MAMMSHLRAILQASPCKTLWRRFQTPRSTPARPCSLYTCTYKSRNPVLHPLWEKVDLVPAGECQSPINIRWRDSVYDPGLQPLTISYDPTTCLHVWNNGYSFLVEFEDSADKSEMEPRMRKTNCKIKYADFQL from the exons ATGGCGATGATGAGTCACCTGAGGGCCATTCTTCAAGCCTCTCCATGTAAGACACTGTGGAGAAGGTTCCAGACTCCGAGATCCACGCCTGCAAGGCCTTGCAGCCTCTACACCTGCACTTACAAATCCCGGAACCCAGTCT TGCACCCCCTCTGGGAGAAAGTGGACCTGGTCCCGGCGGGTGAGTGCCAGTCGCCCATCAACATCCGGTGGAGGGACAGTGTCTACGATCCTGGCTTACAGCCGCTCACCATCTCTTATGACCCGACCACCTGCCTCCACGTCTGGAATAACGGGTACTCTTTCCTCGTGGAATTTGAAGATTCTGCAGATAAATCAG AGATGGAACCAAGGATGAGGAAAACCAACTGTAAAATTAAATATGCTGATTTTCAACTGTGA
- the LOC122434826 gene encoding carbonic anhydrase 5B, mitochondrial-like isoform X3 yields MAMMSHLRAILQASPCKTLWRRFQTPRSTPARPCSLYTCTYKSRNPVLHPLWEKVDLVPAGECQSPINIRWRDSVYDPGLQPLTISYDPTTCLHVWNNGYSFLVEFEDSADKSVQGFQALLG; encoded by the exons ATGGCGATGATGAGTCACCTGAGGGCCATTCTTCAAGCCTCTCCATGTAAGACACTGTGGAGAAGGTTCCAGACTCCGAGATCCACGCCTGCAAGGCCTTGCAGCCTCTACACCTGCACTTACAAATCCCGGAACCCAGTCT TGCACCCCCTCTGGGAGAAAGTGGACCTGGTCCCGGCGGGTGAGTGCCAGTCGCCCATCAACATCCGGTGGAGGGACAGTGTCTACGATCCTGGCTTACAGCCGCTCACCATCTCTTATGACCCGACCACCTGCCTCCACGTCTGGAATAACGGGTACTCTTTCCTCGTGGAATTTGAAGATTCTGCAGATAAATCAG